In Vibrio tritonius, the following are encoded in one genomic region:
- a CDS encoding polyamine ABC transporter substrate-binding protein, with amino-acid sequence MKKSVIISLLASITFAKLAIATELNIYLWEDTLSKRVINKWNESHDIKLNLYHFDNDDERSLLMLKSLQLPFDIVVLDNISAHLFSRQHVFEDLTDLSNRKNNLPRWNQACGTAAIPYFWGSVGIAYRKSKVDHVPDWSDMVDIAPSQRGHIGMIQDSVETLLPALYSFNYSPITDNAHALKQAYEAMLKANPNILTYEYLLSYVRSHKNSDDLHMAVAYSGDQYSLNRYFKTNDWDFVTPSGEPYLWIDCMAINSNSHVKKEAKQFLEFLMEPEIAKLNALDIEAATPNTKAIKLLPKSYANDKSIFPPEALQGGGLIDSELTPENLNVRAKIINSIINQHEVKP; translated from the coding sequence ATGAAAAAGAGTGTCATTATTTCCTTACTAGCGAGCATCACATTCGCTAAATTAGCCATTGCTACTGAACTCAACATTTATTTATGGGAAGATACGCTATCTAAGCGAGTAATAAATAAATGGAATGAAAGTCACGATATTAAACTTAACTTATATCATTTTGATAATGATGATGAACGAAGTTTATTAATGTTAAAAAGTTTACAGTTACCATTTGATATTGTTGTCTTAGATAATATTTCGGCACATTTATTTTCTCGACAGCACGTTTTTGAAGACCTTACTGATTTATCCAACCGTAAAAATAATTTACCACGCTGGAATCAAGCTTGTGGAACTGCAGCGATTCCTTATTTTTGGGGATCGGTGGGCATTGCCTATCGCAAGAGTAAAGTAGACCATGTTCCTGATTGGAGTGACATGGTTGATATCGCTCCATCTCAACGCGGTCATATCGGAATGATCCAAGATAGTGTCGAGACCTTACTACCAGCACTATACAGCTTTAACTACTCACCGATTACAGATAATGCACATGCATTAAAGCAAGCCTATGAGGCCATGCTTAAAGCAAATCCTAATATCCTCACTTATGAGTATCTACTGAGCTATGTGCGCAGTCACAAAAACAGTGATGACTTGCACATGGCGGTCGCCTACAGCGGCGATCAATATTCACTCAATCGCTATTTTAAGACAAATGACTGGGATTTTGTGACGCCGAGTGGAGAACCGTACTTATGGATTGACTGTATGGCAATAAACAGTAATTCTCATGTAAAAAAAGAGGCTAAGCAATTCTTAGAGTTTCTGATGGAACCTGAGATAGCCAAGTTGAATGCCCTCGACATAGAGGCGGCAACTCCAAATACAAAAGCAATTAAATTACTACCGAAGTCGTACGCTAATGATAAGTCGATCTTTCCCCCTGAGGCTTTACAGGGTGGCGGTCTTATCGACAGTGAACTCACTCCGGAAAATTTAAATGTCAGGGCTAAAATTATAAACAGTATTATTAACCAGCATGAAGTTAAACCATAG
- the pheA gene encoding prephenate dehydratase, whose amino-acid sequence MTDNSLSLDEIRLRLNELDDQLLALLSERRKLSIEVAKSKVKTAKPVRDAKREQQLLVKLINSGKEKYELDAQYITKLFHTIIEDSVLLQQSYLQELANPQYSKPLARVAFLGSKGSYSHLATREYFSRKHSELIEINCQHFRDITETVETGHADYGVLPIENTSSGSINEVYDILQHTTLYIVGEITQPIEHSLLATSDVKLEDIKVLYSHPQPHQQCSEFLRHLKDVQLESCVSTADAMKKVLEMNRPDVAAIGSAASGKLYGLQSIKSHIANQTENYTRFIVVARKPIDVSLQIPAKTTLIMSTAQEAGSLVSSLLVLQRYGINMTKLESRPIMGNPWEEMFYVDLQAHLDSPEMQQALSELTKLTTHLKVLGSYPIENVKPTQIKLS is encoded by the coding sequence ATGACAGACAACTCTCTTTCTCTTGACGAGATTAGACTGCGCTTAAATGAACTGGATGATCAACTTCTTGCTCTGTTATCAGAGCGACGTAAACTCAGTATCGAAGTAGCTAAAAGTAAAGTAAAAACCGCAAAACCAGTGCGCGATGCTAAACGCGAGCAGCAGCTTTTAGTCAAGCTGATCAACTCTGGTAAAGAAAAGTACGAGTTAGACGCTCAATACATCACAAAACTTTTTCATACCATCATTGAAGACTCAGTACTCCTACAACAATCGTATCTTCAAGAACTGGCTAATCCACAGTATTCAAAACCTTTAGCGCGTGTTGCATTCCTTGGTTCAAAAGGTTCCTACTCCCATCTAGCAACTCGCGAATATTTCAGTCGTAAACACTCAGAATTGATTGAAATTAACTGCCAGCACTTTCGCGACATTACAGAAACAGTGGAAACAGGCCATGCCGACTATGGGGTATTACCGATAGAAAACACCAGTTCCGGCTCAATCAACGAAGTGTATGACATACTGCAACATACCACCTTGTACATCGTCGGTGAGATCACCCAACCTATCGAACACAGCTTATTGGCAACTTCAGATGTAAAACTAGAAGATATAAAGGTTTTATATTCCCATCCACAGCCACATCAACAATGCAGTGAATTCTTACGGCACTTAAAAGACGTTCAATTAGAATCGTGTGTTAGTACTGCCGATGCAATGAAAAAAGTGCTCGAGATGAACCGACCAGATGTGGCAGCTATCGGTAGCGCAGCAAGTGGCAAATTATATGGGTTACAATCCATTAAATCTCATATTGCTAACCAAACAGAAAATTATACTCGTTTTATTGTTGTGGCTCGTAAACCAATCGATGTTTCATTGCAAATACCAGCGAAAACAACCTTAATTATGTCAACAGCGCAAGAAGCCGGTTCACTCGTTTCTTCTTTATTAGTACTGCAACGTTACGGTATTAACATGACAAAATTGGAATCACGTCCAATTATGGGAAATCCGTGGGAAGAAATGTTTTATGTGGATTTACAAGCACACCTTGATTCACCAGAAATGCAACAAGCACTCAGTGAATTAACTAAATTAACAACGCATTTGAAAGTACTTGGTTCCTATCCTATTGAAAATGTAAAACCAACACAAATTAAACTGAGTTAA